A region from the Wolbachia endosymbiont of Folsomia candida genome encodes:
- a CDS encoding YggT family protein gives MHPIIYLINTLLELYSFILIGWIVLNWLVKLNIVNIYNDVINRVMYTLNQLTHPPLKFIRRYIPKFNGLDLSIMILLIAIHFVKYTINYYFK, from the coding sequence ATGCACCCAATTATATATTTAATTAATACGTTGCTTGAACTCTATAGCTTTATTTTAATAGGCTGGATCGTTCTAAATTGGCTGGTTAAGCTCAATATAGTAAACATATATAATGATGTTATTAATAGAGTGATGTACACTTTGAATCAATTGACACATCCACCGCTAAAGTTTATTAGAAGGTATATACCAAAATTTAATGGACTGGATTTATCTATAATGATATTGCTAATAGCAATTCATTTTGTAAAATATACGATAAATTACTACTTTAAGTAG